In Colletotrichum higginsianum IMI 349063 chromosome 1, whole genome shotgun sequence, one genomic interval encodes:
- a CDS encoding ADP-ribosylation factor: MKRVQRGHVTLKCWDIGGQPRFRTMWERYCRGVNAIVFIVDIADVDLLQQAREELHALMGQASLREIPLLVLGNKSDLPQRLSVDELIDALDLKSIGHREVCCYGISAKEETNLDAVLQWLMKWANK, translated from the coding sequence ATGAAGCGGGTGCAACGAGGACACGTTACACTGAAGTGTTGGGATATCGGGGGCCAGCCCAGGTTTCGAACGATGTGGGAGAGATACTGCCGTGGCGTAAACGCCATTGTCTTCATCGTCGATATTGCCGATGTGGATTTGTTGCAGCAGGCCCGCGAAGAACTCCATGCCCTCATGGGCCAAGCTTCGTTAAGAGAGATTCCGCTTCTTGTGTTGGGAAACAAGTCGGACCTCCCGCAGAGGTTATCGGTCGATGAGTTGATTGATGCGCTTGACCTCAAGTCCATAGGCCACCGCGAGGTCTGTTGCTACGGCATCAGcgccaaggaggagacgaACTTGGATGCTGTCCTTCAGTGGCTCATGAAGTGGGCGAACAAATGA
- a CDS encoding Glycosyltransferase family 17, producing MVLQWHVGSPVLLKAVLVVGVCLLLYVSQHPALDRFDHRISGLDLSLNLPKGGLVFDNNKSDHTGFYSSEAASQFCKHHGYPVFAPQTASGRRKVYDLFMVNTELDWMEIRLNATFNYVDYFIIVESPKTFTGRPKPLTIKENWERFKPYHGKLIYHELEFPPTFSPRRSWDYEDLQRNAMYTQVFPKLTGRQSPAYGDVILVADVDEIARPETLLVLRTCRFPRRLTLRSRFYYYSFQFLHTGPEWEHPQATFYQGSRTLLPANLRMGDGGFKPLNELEKSDLGNACWHCSSCFATVEEFLTKMASFSHEWMNGEKFRDRDRIADAIRSGKDLWGRDVDQFVRLDNNTDMPSILLEEPDRFGYMVNRDGPSAGFTDYP from the coding sequence ATGGTTTTACAGTGGCATGTTGgatcgccagttctgctgAAAGCCGTGCTGGTGGTGGGAGTATGCCTTCTTCTCTATGTCAGCCAACATCCCGCTCTTGACAGGTTTGACCATCGAATTTCGGGCCTTGATCTGTCTCTGAACCTCCCCAAGGGCGGACTGGTTTTCGATAACAACAAGAGCGACCACACTGGCTTTTACTCCTCCGAAGCCGCCAGCCAGTTTTGCAAACACCACGGATACCCCGTCTTCGCCCCTCAGACAGCATCTGGCCGGCGAAAAGTGTACGATCTCTTCATGGTGAATACGGAGCTCGACTGGATGGAGATTCGTCTCAACGCCACATTCAACTACGTCGATTacttcatcatcgtcgaGTCCCCCAAGACTTTTACCGGAAGGCCCAAACCACTTACCATCAAGGAGAACTGGGAGCGATTCAAGCCGTACCACGGCAAACTCATATATCACGAGCTCGAGTTTCCCCCAACCTTCAGCCCGAGGAGGTCGTGGGACTACGAGGACCTGCAGCGCAACGCCATGTACACACAAGTCTTCCCCAAGCTCACCGGCAGGCAAAGCCCGGCATACGGGGACGTCATCCTTGTAgcggacgtcgacgagattGCCCGGCCCGAAACACTGCTCGTGCTGAGGACGTGCCGGTTCCCACGACGCCTCACGCTGCGGAGCCGTTTCTACTACTACAGCTTTCAGTTCCTACACACGGGGCCTGAATGGGAACACCCGCAGGCGACCTTCTACCAGGGCTCACGAACGCTCCTGCCGGCGAACCTCCGGATGGGCGACGGCGGATTTAAACCGCTCAACGAGCTCGAGAAGTCGGATCTCGGGAACGCGTGCTGGCACTGCTCGAGCTGCTTCGCAACCGTCGAAGAGTTCCTCACCAAAATGGCGTCCTTCTCGCACGAGTGGATGAACGGCGAGAAGTTCCGCGACAGAGACCGTATTGCGGACGCCATCAGGAGCGGCAAGGACCTCTGGGGCCGCGACGTCGATCAATTTGTGCGGCTGGACAACAACACGGATATGCCAAGCATCTTGCTCGAGGAGCCAGACAGGTTCGGCTACATGGTGAATCGGGACGGTCCTTCGGCTGGGTTCACCGACTATCCATGA
- a CDS encoding Beta-eliminating lyase: protein MSTAILPIMSGLHAPLLRRCGRWTPQRLLTTYYPSTHCTFPAVKSSFHTSPSPRSSEAVPLSAVSGAVRSTMSAPKQDAWVGHLGPAGFDLRSDTMTTPTASMLAAIQSCSLLDDVFVEDPTTIELESHVAELAGKEAALLVLSGTMGNQLALRSLLTQPPYSVLCDHRAHIIKYEAGGVASLSGAMVKPVVPRNGAYLTLEDIEANADIDDDVHTCPTRVISLENTLNGVITPLAEVKRIAEFAHKNDIKFHCDGARLWEAVAAGGGSLSEYCSLFDTVSLCFSKGLGAPIGSILVGSSAHIKHARWVRKSIGGGLRQSGVVAAPARVAVDETFGKGPNGEGGLLKLSHGTAKTIEKLWVGLGGKLTHPVETNMCWLDLDAAGCSTEAFVAFGKEAGLKLIGNRLVVHYQIAQNEDEVLPRLKQVFRRALEGGAPGAKQSQGPTNIYKPR, encoded by the exons ATGAGCACAGCCATACTACCTA TTATGTCCGGCCTGCATGCGCCCTTGTTGCGACGTTGTGGCCGATGGACCCCGCAACGGCTGTTGACAACCTACTACCCCTCCACCCACTGCACATTCCCAGCCGTCAAGTCCTCCTTCCACACAtcgccgtctcctcgatCATCAGAAGCCGTGCCTCTTTCCGCTGTCAGTGGTGCAGTCCGTAGCACCATGAGTGCCCCTAAACAGGATGCGTGGGTTGGCCATCTCGGCCCCGCGGGTTTCGACCTGCGAA GCGATACCATGACAACCCCAACGGCCTCAATGCTGGCTGCTATTCAGTCTTGCAGTTTGCTGGATGATGTCTTTGTGGAAGATCCCACGACAATCGAGCTCGAGTCTCATGTGGCCGAGCTTGCCGGCAAGGAGGCCGCTCTGCTGGTTCTCTCGGGAACCATGGGCAACCAGCTGGCCCTCCGAAGCCTCCTCACGCAGCCTCCCTATAGTGTCCTGTGCGATCACCGCGCTCACATTATCAAGTATGAGGCGGGCGG TGTTGCTTCCCTAAGCGGTGCCATGGTCAAGCCCGTTGTGCCCCGTAACGGAGCTTATCTGACACTGGAGGATATTGAAGCCAACGCTGATATCGATGATGATGTCCACACTTGTCCTACCAGAGTCATCAGCTTGGAAAACACTCTAAACGGTGTGATCACACCCCTGGCAGAGGTTAAGAGGATAGCCGAGTTTGCGCACAAGAACGACATCAAGTTCCACTGCGACGGTGCCAGACTATGGGAGGCTGTTGCGGCAGGAGGAGGCAGTTTGTCCGAATACTGCTCGCTCTTTGACACCGTCAGCTTGTGTTTTTCCAAGGGCCTTGGTGCCCCAATCGGAAGTATCCTCGTGGGTAGCTCGGCACACATTAAGCATGCACGGTGGGTGCGCAAATCCATCGGAGGCGGTCTTCGCCAGTCTGGAGTCGTGGCGGCTCCTGCCAGGGTCGCGGTTGACGAAACATTCGGGAAGGGACCCAATGGTGAAGGCGGGCTTCTGAAGTTGTCTCACGGGACTGCAAAAACGATTGAGAAACTTTGGGTTGGCTTGGGTGGCAAGCTCACTCATCCTGTCGAGACCAACATGTGCTGGCTCGATCTGGATGCGGCGGGTTGCAGTACTGAGGCTTTCGTCGCATTTGGGAAGGAGGCAGGCCTGAAGCTGATTGGAAACCGATTGGTTGTTCACTACCAAATTGCCCAGAACGAAGATGAGGTTCTCCCCAGGCTAAAACAAGTATTTCGACGAGCCTTGGAAGGCGGCGCCCCGGGGGCAAAACAGAGTCAGGGGCCAACAAACATCTACAAGCCTCGATGA
- a CDS encoding Trehalase: MINIALALVALAVLPRTAQALYENGSVIAPCDSPIYCHGEILKEIELARPFSDSKTFVDMPAIKSLEDIQVAFNNLSKPLSNNTELNDFLRANFAQAGNELKAVPKDQLRTDPKFLEKINDTVIREFSQKVIDIWPDLTRTYVGSGGNTSFPNSFIPVNRTFVVAGGRFREPYYWDSYWILEGLLRTGGAFTEISKNTVENFLDFVERFGIVPNGARVYYLNRSQPPLLAQMVRLYVEYTNDRSILERAIPLLIKEHEFWTTNRTIEVEKNGTTYRLNQYNVTNTQPRPESYREDYITASNSSYYSANGIIYPEVETLNETEKARVYANLASGAESGWDYTSRWIARPEDATRDVYFPLRSLNILNTVPVELNAILYWNEITIAALLKSTDNSTGAAAWTQLANNRSEAMYDLMWNSTLASYFDYNVTSGAQNIYIPKDDDASDVETKTAESEQQVLFSVSQFYPFWTGAAPAHLKNNPYAVKQAFERVEKYLDIKKGGIPATNLKTGQQWDQPNVWPPLMHILMEGLRKTPATFGESDPAWCDVQKLALRLGQRYLDSTFCTWYATGGSTSETPQLQGLSTQNVGTMFEKYGDNATNVAGSGGEYEVVEGFGWTNGVLLWAVDVFGNDLKRPDCGNITAANVHPGKRSLPQRAVELNHYDASWTKKFGRRAVEA; encoded by the exons ATGATCAACATCGCATTGGCACTCGTAGCTCTGGCTGTCTTGCCTCGGACAGCCCAGGCTCTGTATGAGAATGGCTCTGTCATTGCTCCGTGCGACTCACCCATCTATTGCCATGGTGAGATACTAAAGGAAATCGAGTTGGCGAGGCCTTTCTCCGATTCAAAGACGTTTGTAGACAT GCCTGCCATCAAATCCCTTGAAGACATCCAGGTTGCTTTCAACAACCTATCGAAGCCACTCAGTAACAACACGGAGCTCAACGACTTCCTACGCGCCAACTTTGCTCAAGCGGGTAACGAGCTCAAAGCAGTCCCCAAGGACCAACTGAGGACAGACCCGAAGTTTCTCGAGAAGATCAACGACACCGTGATCAGGGAGTTTTCACAGAAGGTCATCGACATTTGGCCGGACCTTACCCGCACCTACGTAGGGTCTGGCGGTAACACCTCGTTCCCTAATAGCTTCATCCCGGTGAACCGAACATTCGTCGTCGCTGGTGGGCGATTTCGAGAGCCATACTACTGGGACAGTTACT GGATTCTCGAGGGCCTCTTGCGGACCGGTGGTGCCTTCACCGAAATCTCCAAGAACACCGTTGAAAATTTTCTCGATTTTGTGGAAAGATTCGGCATTGTGCCCAATGGAGCCCGAGTCTACTACCTTAATCGCTCACAGCCGCCGTTGTTAGCGCAAATGGTGCGTCTCTACGTTGAGTATACCAACGATAGGAGCATTCTTGAGCGGGCAATCCCGCTGTTAATCAAAGAGCACGAGTTCTGGACCACCAACCGCACCATTGAAGTCGAAAAGAATGGAACCACATATCGTCTAAACCA ATACAACGTAACCAACACGCAACCCCGTCCGGAATCGTACAGAGAAGACTACATCACTGCTTCTAACAGCTCATATTACTCTGCAAACGGCATCATATACCCGGAAGTCGAGACATTGAACGAGACCGAAAAGGCTCGTGTGTACGCCAACTTGGCTTCCGGCGCCGAGAGTGGCTGGGACTACACTTCTCGCTGGATTGCCAGGCCCGAGGATGCGACGAGGGATGTCTACTTCCCTCTGAGATCTTTGAACATTCTCAACACCGTGCCGGTGGAGCTCAACGCCATACTCTATTGGAACGAGATTACCATTGCTGCTCTCTTGAAATCCACAGACAACAGCACCGGAGCAGCCGCCTGGACCCAGCTCGCCAATAACCGCAGTGAAGCAATGTACGACCTGATGTGGAATTCGACTTTAGCAAGCTATTTTGACTACAACGTCACCTCGGGAGCCCAGAACATTTACATCCcgaaggacgacgacgctaGCGATGTCGAGACCAAAACTGCCGAATCAGAGCAGCAAGTCCTCTTCTCAGTTTCTCAGTTCTATCCCTTCTGGACGGGAGCGGCACCGGCCCATCTCAAGAATAACCCTTATGCCGTAAAACAAGCGTTCGAGCGCGTGGAGAAGTATCTGGACATCAAGAAGGGCGGCATCCCGGCCACGAATCTCAAGACTGGGCAACAATGGGATCAACCCAATGTCTGGCCACCGCTCATGCACATCCTGATGGAAGGATTACGCAAAACGCCTGCCACCTTCGGGGAATCGGATCCCGCGTGGTGCGATGTTCAGAAGCTTGCactccgcctcggccagcggTACCTAGACTCAACCTTTTGCACATGGTATGCGACGGGAGGCTCCACGAGCGAGACCCCCCAGCTGCAGGGCCTGTCAACCCAGAATGTCGGTACCATGTTCGAGAAGTATGGCGACAACGCGACCAATGTCGCCGGAAGTGGAGGAGAATACGAGGTGGTGGAAGGTTTCGGCTGGACGAACGGCGTCCTCCTGTGGGCGGTCGATGTGTTCGGAAACGACTTGAAGCGGCCAGATTGCGGAAACATAACGGCGGCCAACGTTCACCCTGGAAAGAGGAGCTTGCCTCAACGCGCGGTTGAGCTGAACCACTACGACGCCAGCTGGACCAAGAAGTTTGGCAGGCGCGCGGTAGAGGCGTAG
- a CDS encoding Acetyltransferase — protein sequence MLSTTQAVTPSNGATGGAVIITKRLLVRPSTFADAPDMARLANNLKIARNMRNTFPSPYLLEHAEVCLTMCAKDPGNDFAVCRIEDGAYVGNIGIIRGNDVLHRTWELGYWIGEEYWGQGFASEALVALCRFCFETHPELLRLEASMFSTNTASRRVLEKAGWTHEGTKRQAVEKQGRVLDLLLFSLLRHESLC from the coding sequence ATGTTATCCACAACACAGGCTGTCACGCCCAGCAATGGCGCCACCGGTGGTGCCGTGATAATCACGAAGCGGCTCCTTGTCCGGCCTTCCACATTCGCTGACGCCCCGGACATGGCACGACTTGCAAACAACCTCAAGATAGCAAGAAACATGCGGAACACCTTCCCATCGCCTTATCTGCTTGAGCATGCCGAGGTCTGTCTCACAATGTGCGCCAAAGACCCGGGCAACGACTTTGCCGTTTGCAGAATAGAAGACGGAGCCTACGTCGGCAACATAGGCATCATCCGCGGCAACGATGTGTTGCACCGTACCTGGGAGCTCGGCTACTGGATCGGCGAGGAATATTGGGGACAAGGCTTCGCTAGCGAAGCCTTGGTGGCCCTCTGCAGATTCTGTTTCGAAACCCACCCTGAACTGTTGAGGTTGGAGGCGTCCATGTTCAGTACTAACACGGCGAGTCGAAGAGTGCTTGAGAAGGCTGGCTGGACACACGAAGGTACCAAGAGGCAAGCTGTTGAAAAGCAGGGTCGAGTGCTCGACCTCTTGTTGTTCTCGCTTCTTAGACATGAGAGTCTCTGTTGA